From the genome of Streptomyces sp. V1I1, one region includes:
- a CDS encoding carbohydrate ABC transporter permease, giving the protein MSATRTGWWRWVPLAPATILLLLFLAGPIGYCVWIAFTNTQLTGASGSDFVGLDNFRRAFADDDFRNAVWLTLVFTFVSAVVGQNTLGLALAGLMRAASRPVRTLTGTLVITAWVLPEIVAAFLLYTFFRREGTLNALLDWLHLPSQNWLFTLPILAVSFANVWRGTAFSMLIYSAALAEIPRDITEAAEVDGASGPRRVWHITLPMIRRSIGTNLMLNTLSTLSVFGLIWAMTRGGPGNRSQTLPVFMYDQAFLKSLIGYGTAVALLLLLVGSLFSIVYLRLMKVEA; this is encoded by the coding sequence GTGAGCGCCACCAGAACGGGATGGTGGCGGTGGGTACCGCTCGCCCCCGCCACCATCCTTCTGCTTCTCTTTCTGGCAGGACCGATCGGCTACTGCGTCTGGATCGCGTTCACCAACACGCAGCTGACGGGTGCGTCCGGCTCCGACTTCGTCGGCCTGGACAACTTCCGCCGGGCCTTCGCCGACGACGATTTCCGTAACGCCGTCTGGCTCACGCTCGTCTTCACCTTCGTCTCGGCCGTGGTCGGCCAGAACACGCTGGGCCTGGCGCTGGCCGGTCTGATGCGGGCCGCGTCCCGTCCCGTACGGACTCTCACCGGCACCCTCGTCATCACGGCCTGGGTGCTGCCGGAGATCGTCGCGGCGTTCCTGCTGTACACCTTCTTCCGCCGCGAGGGAACGCTGAACGCCCTGCTGGACTGGCTCCATCTGCCGTCCCAGAACTGGCTGTTCACACTGCCGATCCTTGCGGTGTCGTTCGCCAATGTCTGGCGCGGCACCGCCTTCTCGATGCTGATCTACTCCGCCGCGCTCGCCGAGATCCCGCGCGACATCACGGAGGCGGCGGAGGTCGACGGGGCGAGCGGTCCGCGCCGGGTCTGGCACATCACGCTGCCGATGATCCGCCGCTCGATCGGCACCAACCTGATGCTGAACACGCTCTCGACGCTGTCGGTCTTCGGCCTGATCTGGGCGATGACGCGCGGCGGCCCGGGCAATCGCAGCCAGACACTGCCGGTGTTCATGTACGACCAGGCGTTCCTGAAGAGCCTGATCGGCTACGGCACGGCGGTGGCGCTGCTGCTTCTGCTGGTGGGCTCGCTGTTCTCGATCGTCTATCTGCGTCTGATGAAGGTGGAGGCGTGA
- a CDS encoding extracellular solute-binding protein → MPVRPTAPLILVTTVTALAAATLTACGGDAGGDPDTVKVAYNRSTDNKIRFKDAHLEAAKKQFEKEHPGKKIKLIPIQAPDNDYATKAQQMMRSPKTAPDLVYEDTFRINSDIKAGYLKPLDDYLPKWDQWSQFVDTAKAAAKAEDGKTYGIPDGTDTRGLWFNKAIFAKAGLPADWQPKNWAEILTAARTVKQKVPGVIPLNVYTGKGPGEAAVMQGFEMLLYGTGEDPLYDASAKKWVTGGKGFKDSLDFVRTVYAEKLGPDVSDALDPNVGTRVATEWLPEGKLAISLDGSWMGQNWINKGPKEWPDWSKELAQTPMPTQTGQAPGKVSMSGGWAWSIPQKAKNPDLAFDFIKTVQTAENATRWCVVAAQIAVRKDVAADPKYLKSMPGIDFFTGLVQYTHYRPALPVYPQVSTAIGEAMEKVTTGDASAADAAKAYDDQLKTIVDGAVLTK, encoded by the coding sequence GTGCCCGTGCGCCCCACCGCCCCACTGATCCTCGTCACCACTGTCACCGCACTAGCCGCGGCAACGCTCACTGCCTGCGGCGGCGACGCCGGAGGCGACCCCGACACCGTCAAGGTCGCCTACAACCGGTCCACCGACAACAAGATCCGCTTCAAGGATGCCCATCTCGAGGCCGCCAAGAAGCAGTTCGAGAAGGAACACCCGGGCAAGAAGATCAAGCTCATACCGATCCAGGCCCCGGACAACGACTACGCCACCAAGGCACAGCAGATGATGCGCTCCCCCAAGACCGCCCCGGATCTGGTCTACGAGGACACCTTCCGCATCAACTCCGACATCAAGGCCGGGTACTTGAAGCCGCTGGACGACTATCTCCCCAAGTGGGACCAGTGGAGCCAGTTCGTCGACACGGCGAAGGCCGCGGCCAAGGCGGAGGACGGCAAGACGTACGGCATCCCCGACGGCACCGACACCCGCGGCCTCTGGTTCAACAAGGCGATCTTCGCGAAGGCGGGCCTGCCCGCCGACTGGCAGCCCAAGAACTGGGCGGAGATCCTCACCGCGGCCCGTACCGTCAAACAGAAGGTCCCCGGCGTCATCCCGCTCAATGTCTACACCGGCAAGGGCCCCGGCGAGGCGGCCGTGATGCAGGGCTTCGAGATGCTGCTGTACGGCACCGGCGAGGATCCCCTCTACGACGCCTCCGCCAAGAAGTGGGTCACGGGCGGCAAGGGCTTCAAGGACTCGCTCGACTTCGTACGGACGGTGTACGCGGAGAAGCTCGGCCCGGACGTCTCGGACGCCCTGGACCCCAACGTCGGCACACGCGTCGCCACCGAGTGGCTTCCCGAGGGCAAGCTGGCGATCTCCCTGGACGGCTCCTGGATGGGCCAGAACTGGATCAATAAGGGCCCCAAGGAGTGGCCGGACTGGAGCAAGGAGCTCGCCCAGACCCCGATGCCGACGCAGACCGGGCAGGCGCCCGGCAAGGTGTCCATGTCCGGCGGCTGGGCCTGGTCGATCCCGCAGAAGGCCAAGAACCCCGATCTCGCCTTCGACTTCATCAAGACGGTCCAGACGGCAGAGAACGCGACGCGGTGGTGCGTGGTCGCCGCGCAGATCGCCGTACGCAAGGATGTGGCGGCCGACCCGAAGTATCTGAAGTCCATGCCGGGCATCGACTTCTTCACCGGTCTTGTGCAGTACACCCACTACCGGCCGGCGCTGCCCGTCTATCCGCAGGTCTCGACGGCCATCGGCGAGGCGATGGAGAAGGTGACGACGGGTGACGCATCGGCCGCGGACGCGGCGAAGGCGTACGACGACCAGCTGAAGACGATCGTCGACGGCGCGGTCCTCACCAAGTGA
- a CDS encoding acetate kinase codes for MTTPTESTTAVTANATRVLVLNSGSSSVKYQLLDMRDRSRLAVGLVERIGEETSRLVHTPLTGGAEKRERTGPIADHAAALKAVADELTHDGLGLDSPELAAIGHRVVHGGLRFTEPTVITEEVLAEVERLVPVAPLHNPANIAGIRTARALRPDLPQVAVFDTAFHTTMPESAARYAIDVETADAHRIRRYGFHGTSHAYVSRRTAALLGKEPSEVNVIVLHLGNGASASAVAGGRCVETSMGLTPLEGLVMGTRSGDIDPAVTFHLKRVAGMSADEIDELLNKKSGLMGLCGDNDMREIRRRIDEGDERARLAFDIYIHRLKKYIGAYYAVLGRVDAIAFTAGVGENAAPVREAAVAGLEELGLVVDADLNAVRSAEPRLISPNYARVAVAVVPTDEELEIAQQTFALVAPEGV; via the coding sequence ATGACCACGCCTACAGAAAGCACGACCGCCGTGACCGCGAATGCCACCCGGGTCCTCGTCCTCAACTCCGGCTCCTCGTCGGTGAAGTACCAGCTGCTCGACATGCGCGACCGTTCGCGCCTGGCGGTCGGGCTGGTCGAGCGGATCGGCGAGGAGACCTCCCGTCTTGTGCACACCCCGCTGACCGGCGGCGCCGAGAAGCGCGAGCGCACCGGCCCGATCGCCGATCACGCCGCGGCGCTCAAGGCGGTCGCCGACGAGCTGACGCACGACGGGCTGGGCCTGGACTCCCCCGAGCTGGCGGCCATCGGCCATCGGGTGGTCCACGGCGGGCTGCGATTCACCGAGCCGACCGTGATCACCGAGGAGGTGCTCGCGGAGGTGGAGCGGCTGGTCCCGGTTGCCCCGCTGCACAACCCGGCGAACATCGCCGGCATCCGCACCGCCCGGGCGCTGCGCCCGGATCTCCCCCAGGTCGCGGTCTTCGACACGGCCTTCCATACGACGATGCCGGAGTCCGCGGCCCGCTACGCGATCGACGTGGAGACGGCGGACGCACACCGGATCCGCCGCTACGGCTTCCACGGCACGTCGCACGCGTACGTCTCGCGCCGGACCGCGGCCCTGCTGGGCAAGGAGCCGTCCGAGGTGAACGTCATCGTCCTGCACCTGGGCAACGGCGCATCCGCATCGGCGGTGGCGGGCGGGCGGTGCGTGGAGACCTCGATGGGACTGACGCCGCTGGAGGGCCTGGTGATGGGTACCCGCTCCGGTGACATTGACCCCGCGGTTACGTTCCACCTCAAGCGGGTCGCGGGAATGTCGGCAGACGAGATCGACGAACTGCTCAACAAGAAGAGCGGTCTGATGGGTCTGTGCGGCGACAACGACATGCGGGAGATCCGCCGCAGGATCGATGAGGGGGACGAGCGCGCGCGGCTCGCCTTCGACATCTACATCCACCGGCTGAAGAAGTACATAGGCGCGTATTACGCGGTACTCGGCCGGGTGGACGCGATCGCGTTCACGGCCGGGGTCGGTGAGAACGCGGCGCCGGTGCGCGAGGCAGCCGTCGCGGGCCTGGAGGAGCTGGGGCTTGTGGTGGACGCGGACCTGAACGCCGTACGCAGCGCCGAGCCGCGGTTGATCTCGCCCAACTACGCACGGGTCGCGGTGGCCGTTGTCCCGACGGACGAGGAATTGGAGATCGCGCAGCAGACCTTCGCTCTGGTCGCTCCGGAGGGCGTCTGA
- a CDS encoding ATP-dependent 6-phosphofructokinase encodes MRIGVLTAGGDCPGLNAVIRSVVHRALTGHGDEVIGFEDGFKGLLDGHYRPLDLNAVSGILARGGTILGSARLERGRLREAAENSAELAKQYGIDALIPIGGEGTLTASRMLADAGMPVVGVPKTIDNDISATDRTFGFDTAVTVATEAIDRLKTTAESHQRVMVVEVMGRHAGWIALESGMAGGAHGICLPERRFQVEDLVKMVEERFSRGKKFAVVCVAEGAHPAEGSMDYAKGEIDQFGHERFEGIGNRLAAELELRLGKEARPVILGHVQRGGTPTAYDRVLATRFGWHAVEAAHRGEFGMMTALRGTDVVMVPLAAAVAQLKTVPEDRVYEAESVF; translated from the coding sequence ATGCGCATCGGAGTTCTCACGGCAGGCGGCGACTGCCCGGGCCTGAACGCAGTGATCCGGTCGGTCGTGCACCGTGCCCTGACCGGACACGGCGATGAAGTCATAGGTTTCGAGGACGGGTTCAAGGGGCTGCTCGACGGCCACTACCGCCCGCTCGACCTCAACGCCGTCAGCGGCATACTCGCCCGCGGCGGTACGATCCTGGGCTCCGCGCGCCTCGAGCGCGGCCGGCTGCGCGAAGCCGCAGAGAATTCTGCGGAGTTGGCGAAGCAGTACGGCATCGACGCGCTCATCCCGATCGGCGGCGAGGGCACGCTCACCGCGTCCCGGATGCTCGCCGACGCGGGGATGCCTGTCGTCGGCGTACCGAAGACGATCGACAACGACATCTCCGCCACCGACCGCACCTTCGGCTTCGACACCGCCGTCACCGTCGCCACCGAGGCCATCGACCGCCTCAAGACCACGGCCGAGTCGCACCAGCGCGTGATGGTCGTCGAGGTCATGGGTCGGCACGCGGGCTGGATCGCGCTGGAGTCCGGCATGGCGGGCGGCGCGCACGGCATCTGTCTGCCCGAGCGGCGTTTCCAGGTCGAGGACCTGGTCAAGATGGTCGAGGAGCGATTCTCGCGCGGTAAGAAGTTCGCTGTGGTGTGCGTCGCGGAGGGTGCGCATCCGGCCGAGGGCTCGATGGATTACGCGAAGGGCGAGATCGACCAGTTCGGGCACGAGCGCTTCGAGGGCATCGGCAACCGCCTCGCCGCGGAGCTGGAGCTGCGGCTCGGCAAGGAGGCGCGGCCGGTGATTCTCGGTCATGTGCAGCGCGGTGGCACGCCGACCGCGTACGACCGGGTGCTGGCGACGCGCTTCGGCTGGCACGCGGTTGAGGCGGCGCACCGCGGCGAGTTCGGCATGATGACCGCGCTGCGCGGGACGGACGTTGTCATGGTGCCGCTGGCGGCGGCGGTCGCCCAGCTGAAGACCGTGCCCGAGGACCGGGTGTACGAGGCGGAGTCGGTCTTCTGA
- a CDS encoding helix-turn-helix transcriptional regulator produces the protein MCVHHTPSPPFNAPAARRLREALGMAPGHVAYGLRAQYGLHITPDTVVAWERGLDAPGSHELTALAGVLWCAPTDLLTAASTLREHRMARGLAPDDLARRVGVDATSYVRMEESGRWRANERQTTALAEVLELGPRELLTATGRDEDLADLLRDAVKARWQAYVRPVGKMLPMDRGHLEDVLQELHADYQSRTVATLNWGTASQDTGEPGREFLDRIVEHFWELARG, from the coding sequence GTGTGCGTGCACCACACCCCCTCCCCACCCTTCAACGCCCCCGCCGCACGCCGACTGCGCGAGGCCCTCGGAATGGCGCCCGGCCATGTCGCGTACGGCCTCCGTGCCCAGTACGGACTCCACATCACCCCCGACACGGTGGTCGCCTGGGAACGCGGACTCGACGCCCCCGGTTCGCACGAACTGACCGCGCTCGCCGGGGTGTTGTGGTGTGCGCCCACCGATCTGCTCACCGCCGCGAGCACTCTGCGCGAGCACCGGATGGCACGCGGCCTCGCCCCCGACGACCTGGCGCGGCGGGTGGGCGTGGACGCCACCTCGTATGTGCGGATGGAGGAGTCGGGGCGCTGGCGCGCCAATGAGCGGCAGACCACCGCGCTCGCCGAGGTGCTTGAGCTGGGCCCCCGCGAGCTGCTGACCGCGACCGGCCGGGACGAGGACCTCGCCGACCTGCTGCGGGACGCGGTGAAGGCTCGCTGGCAGGCGTACGTCCGTCCGGTCGGGAAGATGCTGCCGATGGACCGCGGCCACCTCGAGGACGTACTGCAGGAGTTGCACGCCGACTACCAGTCCCGGACGGTGGCCACCCTCAACTGGGGCACAGCCTCGCAGGACACCGGGGAGCCGGGCCGGGAGTTCCTGGACCGGATAGTGGAGCACTTCTGGGAACTGGCGCGCGGCTAA
- a CDS encoding carbohydrate ABC transporter permease, whose product MRRTTRARLAADAALLLTAAAFAIPLVWLLLASVDTEADLRVRAPSSFTADNFDAVLTDEITFTPMLNSLLLCGGATLLTVVCAALAAYPLSRHHSRWGRPYLLTILFTTCLPITAVMVPVYGLFVQVNLIDTMYGTGLFLATSQLPFSIWLMKNFMDGVPVVLEEAAWTDGASNLQTLTRVVLPLMGPGLTVVTIYTFIQLWGNFFVPFMLILSPEQLPASVSIFSFFGNYGSVIYGQLAAFSILYSAPVLVLYMLIARRLGGGFALGGAVKG is encoded by the coding sequence ATGCGCCGGACCACCCGGGCCCGGCTCGCCGCCGACGCCGCCCTGCTGCTGACCGCCGCGGCTTTCGCGATTCCGCTGGTGTGGCTGCTGCTGGCCTCGGTGGACACGGAGGCGGATCTGCGGGTGCGGGCGCCCTCGTCGTTCACCGCGGACAATTTCGACGCGGTACTCACCGACGAGATCACCTTCACGCCGATGCTCAACAGCCTGCTGCTGTGCGGCGGCGCGACCCTGCTGACGGTGGTGTGCGCGGCGCTCGCCGCGTATCCGCTCTCCCGCCATCACTCGCGCTGGGGCCGTCCGTATCTGCTGACGATCCTGTTCACGACGTGTCTGCCGATCACCGCGGTCATGGTCCCGGTCTACGGACTGTTCGTTCAGGTCAATCTGATCGACACGATGTACGGTACGGGCCTGTTCCTCGCCACGTCCCAGCTGCCGTTCTCCATCTGGCTGATGAAGAATTTCATGGACGGCGTCCCGGTGGTCCTGGAGGAGGCGGCCTGGACGGACGGCGCATCGAATCTGCAGACGCTGACCAGGGTCGTCCTGCCGCTGATGGGCCCGGGACTGACCGTGGTGACGATCTACACCTTCATCCAGCTCTGGGGGAACTTCTTCGTACCGTTCATGCTGATCCTCTCCCCCGAGCAGCTGCCGGCGTCCGTCTCGATCTTCAGCTTCTTCGGCAACTACGGCTCGGTGATCTACGGGCAGCTCGCGGCGTTCTCGATCCTGTACTCGGCGCCGGTCCTGGTGCTGTACATGCTGATCGCCCGGAGGCTGGGCGGCGGGTTCGCACTCGGCGGCGCCGTCAAGGGGTGA
- the pta gene encoding phosphate acetyltransferase, which produces MTRSVYVTGIDRRDGRQVVELGVMELLTRQVDRVGVFRPLVHDGPDRLFDLLRARYRLSQDPASVYGLDYHEAAALQAEKGTDELVSRLVERFHQVARDYEVVLVLGTDYHGTQLPDELALNARLANEFGASVIPVVGGKGQTAESVRAETRNAYRAYEVLGCNVLAMVVNRVAPEERESIAERLAARLPVPCYALPDEPALAAPTVAQITHALRGTVLLGDDAGLSRDALDFVFGGAMLPNVLNALTPGCMVVTPGDRADLVVGALAAHSAGTPPIAGVLLTLNERPSEQILTLASRLAPGTPVVLVPGTSFPTAAELFALEGKLSASTPRKAETALGLFERHVDTGDLLARISVARSGRVTPMMFEHDLLEQARADRRRVVLPEGTEERVLRAADVLLRRDVCELTLLGDTEVIRKKAADLGIDLSAGDTQLIDPQTSELRQVFAERYAQLRAHKGVTVELAYDVVADVNYFGTLMVQEGLADGMVSGSVHSTAATIRPAFEIIKTKPGGTSQGEASGGASIVSSVFFMCLADKVLVYGDCAVNPDPDAEELADIAVQSAVTAARFGVEPRIAMLSYSTGTSGSGADVDKVREATKLVRASRPDLRIEGPIQYDAAVEPSVAATKLPDSEVAGEATVLIFPDLNTGNNTYKAVQRSAGAVAVGPVLQGLRKPVNDLSRGALVSDIVNTVAITAIQSQPVQTESV; this is translated from the coding sequence GTGACGCGCAGCGTGTACGTGACCGGGATCGACCGCAGAGACGGCCGACAGGTCGTCGAGCTGGGAGTCATGGAGCTCCTGACCCGCCAGGTGGACCGGGTGGGTGTCTTCCGCCCGCTGGTCCACGACGGCCCCGACCGGTTGTTCGACCTGTTGCGTGCCCGCTACCGGCTGTCGCAGGACCCCGCGTCCGTCTACGGCCTGGACTACCACGAGGCCGCCGCGCTGCAGGCCGAGAAGGGCACCGACGAGCTGGTCTCCCGGCTCGTCGAGCGCTTCCACCAGGTGGCGCGGGATTACGAGGTCGTGCTCGTCCTCGGCACCGACTACCACGGCACCCAGCTCCCCGACGAGCTCGCGCTCAATGCCCGGCTGGCCAATGAATTCGGCGCCTCGGTCATCCCGGTGGTCGGCGGCAAGGGCCAGACCGCCGAGTCGGTACGGGCCGAGACCCGTAACGCCTACCGCGCGTACGAGGTCCTGGGCTGCAACGTCCTCGCCATGGTCGTCAACCGGGTCGCCCCCGAGGAGCGCGAGAGCATAGCCGAGCGGCTGGCGGCCCGCCTCCCGGTGCCCTGCTACGCGCTGCCCGACGAGCCGGCGCTCGCGGCCCCCACGGTCGCCCAGATCACCCACGCGCTGCGCGGCACGGTGCTCCTCGGCGACGACGCGGGCCTGTCCCGTGACGCGCTGGACTTCGTCTTCGGCGGGGCGATGCTGCCCAACGTCCTGAACGCCCTGACCCCCGGCTGCATGGTGGTCACCCCCGGCGACCGCGCCGACCTGGTGGTGGGCGCGCTCGCCGCGCACTCCGCGGGCACCCCGCCCATCGCGGGCGTACTGCTGACGCTGAACGAGCGGCCGAGCGAGCAGATCCTGACGCTGGCTTCCCGGCTCGCGCCGGGCACCCCGGTGGTCCTCGTCCCCGGCACCAGCTTCCCCACCGCGGCCGAACTCTTCGCGCTGGAAGGCAAGTTGAGCGCATCGACGCCGCGCAAGGCGGAGACCGCGCTGGGCCTGTTCGAGCGGCATGTCGACACCGGCGATCTGCTGGCCCGTATCTCGGTGGCCCGCAGCGGCCGGGTCACCCCGATGATGTTCGAGCACGATCTGCTGGAGCAGGCCCGCGCCGACCGCCGTCGCGTCGTGCTGCCCGAGGGCACCGAGGAGCGGGTGCTGCGCGCCGCCGACGTGCTGCTGCGCCGGGATGTCTGCGAGCTGACCCTGCTCGGCGACACGGAGGTCATCCGCAAGAAGGCCGCGGACCTGGGCATCGACCTGAGCGCGGGCGACACCCAGCTGATCGACCCGCAGACCTCCGAGCTGCGCCAGGTCTTCGCCGAGCGGTACGCACAGCTGCGCGCCCACAAGGGCGTGACGGTGGAGCTGGCGTACGACGTGGTGGCGGATGTGAACTACTTCGGCACCCTGATGGTCCAGGAGGGTCTGGCCGACGGCATGGTGTCGGGCTCGGTGCACTCGACGGCCGCGACGATCCGCCCCGCCTTCGAGATCATCAAGACGAAGCCTGGGGGCACCTCCCAGGGCGAAGCCTCTGGGGGAGCTTCGATCGTCTCGTCGGTCTTCTTCATGTGCCTGGCCGACAAGGTGCTGGTGTACGGCGACTGCGCGGTCAACCCGGACCCGGACGCAGAGGAGCTCGCGGACATCGCGGTCCAGTCGGCGGTGACGGCGGCCCGCTTCGGCGTGGAGCCGCGGATCGCGATGCTCTCGTACTCCACCGGCACCTCCGGCTCCGGCGCGGACGTCGACAAGGTGCGGGAGGCGACCAAGCTGGTCCGGGCGTCGCGTCCGGACCTGCGGATCGAGGGCCCGATCCAGTACGACGCGGCGGTCGAGCCGTCCGTCGCGGCGACGAAGCTGCCGGACTCCGAGGTGGCGGGCGAGGCGACGGTGCTGATCTTCCCGGACCTCAACACCGGCAACAACACCTACAAGGCCGTGCAGCGCTCGGCCGGCGCCGTGGCCGTCGGGCCGGTGCTGCAGGGTCTGCGCAAGCCGGTGAACGACCTGTCGCGCGGCGCGCTCGTCAGCGACATCGTGAACACGGTCGCGATCACCGCGATCCAGTCGCAGCCCGTGCAGACCGAATCCGTATGA